Part of the Pseudomonas abietaniphila genome is shown below.
AGGTCACCAGCACGCTTGCGTGCGGCGCATCTTGAACCTTGGGGCCGCGGGTCAAGGTGGCCATGCCATCCTGTACCGTACCGATGTTTTCGAACAGCGAGGTCATTTGCCACATGATCCAGTGGGACATGCCGTTGATGCGCAGCGCCATGGCGGTAATCGCCGCGACGGCGCCCGCGCCGACTTCGTCTTGGTGCCACAACCACAGTGCATAGCCTCCGGCTGCCAGAATCAAGCCGACCACCAGCGCCTGATTGACGATCTCGAACTGGCTCACGAGGCGCATCTGCCGGAAGCCGGTCTGCTTGAAGTCCTCCATTGCCGCGCGTGCGAAGTGCGCTTCACGTTTGGAATGGGAGAACAGTTTGACCGTAGTGATATTGGTGTAGGCGTCCGAGATCCGTCCGGTCATCGACGACCGCGCATTGGCCTGTTCCTGCCCGACTTTCCCCAGGCGCGGTACGAAGTACCACATGGCCAGCCCGAACAACACGATCCACGCTATGAACGGAAGCATCAGTTTCAGCGCGAAGCCACCGGCCAGCGCGATGATCGCGATGAAGTACACGCCGATCCCGGGCGCGATTTCGATGAGGGTGAACAGCACTTCACGCACCGACAGTGCGGTCTGCATCACTTTGGTCGTGACCCGGCCTGAGAATTCATCGGAAAAGAATGAAAGGCTCTGGCGCAGCATCAAGCGGTGAAAGTCCCAGCGCAGACGCAGCGGCAGATTGATCGCCAATATCTGGTGCTGCACCATCGTGCGCAACGCCACCAGCCCGATGCTGGTCACCAACACAATACCGATGCCCCACAGCACGTGACGTTCCTGATCCGACACCCCGCCGCCGGTCTTCCAGGTCGAGAGCAAGTCCACGACCTGGCCGAGGAAGGAAAACAGCCACGCCTCGTAGATCGACACGCCGGCGCTGAGCAACGCGAGCGCGAGGATGTAGCCCCGTGCGCCACGGGTGCAGGCCCACAGAAACCGCGCAAGGCCGTCGGGCGGTGGCGGTACTTCGTCAGGTGGGAAGGGGTCGAGCCATCGCTCAAATGCACGCAGCATGGTGGTCTCCGAAAGGATCAAATGAGGGAGAGTTTGCCATTGAAAGGCGACCAGGGCTAAAGCGAGTGCATTTCTTTACCTGCGCAGCCAGTGTCAGGTGCATGAGGCAGGGTGTGCAGCGATTCAAAAATATTTTTCAAAAACCTGTGAGGTAAATACCGTTTCGACCCGTGTAGATGAGATAGGAATCATTCTCTTTCGCTTTTCTCTACGGAGTCACTTACGTGGTCATGCTGCTCAACCGCACCAATGCTTCGCTCCTCTTGTGTTCTGCGCTGCCGTGTCTGGCGATGGCTGCCCAACCGGTCACCGAGCTTCCGGTCAGCACCATTGAGTCGACCTATGACGCAAGTGGAGACTCCGACAGCTATACCCGCGCCGACAGCAGCACCGCGAGCAGAGGAGCGACCCAGAACCGCGACGAGGCGCAGACGGTCAACACGGTGACAGCACAGACGCTCGATGACTATCAGGTGAAGGACCTCAACGATGCGATGCGTTTCGTCAGCGGCGTCACGCAGACCAACACCCTGGGCGGCACCAAGGATGCCGTGATCAAACGCGGGTTCGGCAGCAACGACGACAACTCCATCCTGCGCGACGGTATTCGTTCGGCCATCGGCCACAACCTGGGCGCCACCACCGACCATGTGGAAGTGTTGAAGGGGCCCGCGTCCCTGATGTACGGCGCGCTTGAGCCCGGCGGCCTGATTAACGTGATCAGCAAACAGCCGCAGTTCACCCGCAGCACGACCCTGACCGGGTCGGGGTACAGCGAAGGAGGCGGGTCTTTCGGCGTCGACACGACCGGACCGTTGGGCGATACCGGCCTGGCGTATCGTTTGATTGCCGAGCGCAGCCATGAAGACTACTGGCGCAATTACGGTGTCGATGAGCACACACTGATTGCACCCTCGATTGCCTGGGTGGGTGATCGTGCGAGTTTCTCGCTGGCCTACACCTACAACGACTACGCCAGCCCCTTTGATCGGGGCACGGTGTTTGTGGGCGGGCATCCCGCGGACATCAGCTACCGTGATCGCCTGGATGAGCGTTGGGCGAAGACGGAGGGCATCAGCCAAAGCACGACCGCCAAGTTCGAGTATCAGCTTAATGACGACTGGCGCAGCCGACTGACCTACGGCTGGACAGAGGATCGCTACAGCCTCGCCATCGCGCAGCCGAGCACGCTGAACGGCAACACGTTGCGGCGAATCGCCAACGGTGGCCATTACGACTATGAAAGCCGCTATACCGCGCTGGATTTTCTGGGCGACCAGCAGATCTTCGGCCAACGGCACGAGATCACGGTCGGCGTGGACAACGAGTCGCTGGATAAATACCGTGGCAAAACCTACCGCAATACCAACACCACGGCCGGTAACCTCAATATCCAGAATCCCGCCTACGGCAACCTCGCCGAGCCTGTAACCGTCAGCGCTGCACAGAGCAATGCTGAAAATAACCTCGTGACCACCTCGGCGTACTTCAAGGACAACTGGCACCTGAATGATCGCTGGATCCTGGTCTTCGGCGGGCGTCAGGAGCACTGGGATCAGTACAGCGATCAGGGCTTGGGCCGCGCGTATGCGCCGGGCGCGGATTCCAACGGGGACAAATTTATTCCTTTTGGCGGGATCGTCTATCAGCCAACTGAAACGGTGGCGCTCTACGCCAACTACAGCCGCTCCTTCGTGCCCAACGACGCCGATGATGCGGGCAACAGCTTTAAACCCACCGAGGGACGCAGCTACGAGGCGGGGATCAAATACACGCCGGTCGAGACGCTGAATGTGAACCTGGCGGTGTACGACATCGTCAAGAAGAACCTGGTGAACAGCGTGCTGCAAAGCAATGGCGACAGCATCGACGAAGCGGTGGGTAAAGCACGTTCACGCGGTGTCGAGCTGGATGTGACCGGTGAGATCGCCGAAAACTGGAGCGTGATCGGCACCTACGCGTATGACCATACGGAGGTGTTGAAGAACGACGAGTCGCCCGAGCAGGAAGGCAATCGTCTGCCCAACGCGCCGATGCACAGCGCCAGCCTCTATCTGACCCACCATCTCGCGCTGCCGGCTGACACGGGCAAGTGGCATGTCGGCGCCGGTGCTCGCTACGTCGGCCAGCGTCCGGGTGACGATGCCAACAGCTTCTGGCTCGACAGCTACACCGTGGCCGACGCGTTCGTTCGCTGGGACCTGCCGACCCACGACTACAAAACCAGCCTGCAACTGAACATCGACAATTTGTTCAACAAGGAATACTACCCGTCGACCACCGGCAGCAGCACGCTCCAGGTGGAAGAGGGTGCATTGAGAACCGCCCGGCTCACGGCCAGCGTGACGTTTTGATACCCAAGGTCTGCGCCGGGGCAGAGGTGCTTTCCCTGAACCAGCGCAGGCCGGAGCGGGAGATCGAGTGGGGTACGGAATTGGGCTGGCGCGGGCGGTGCTTATCCTTGCGACAGGCAACGGGGAGCGGTCAGCTCCGGGCAACCAGCGATTTGATCTTCTGGACCACCACATCGATATCAAACGGTTTATCCAGGACCTCGATGAAGAGATCTGGACGCGCGACCCCGAGATACGCTTGTGCCCCGCTCATGAGCATGATCGGGGTGGCGGCGTGAAGATCCTTGCTCCTCACCGCGTCTGCAAACTCGATACCTGTCATGCCGGGCATCATGAAATCGGTGATGATGAGATCGGGGCGTTCCCTGTCCAGAATCTCAAGCGCCTTCTTCCCGCTTCCGGCGGTGACAGTCATGTAACCCTCATCCTCAAGCGCAAAGCTCAGAATGTCTGCAATCAGGTATTCGTCATCGACGATAAGAATGGTCGTCATGACTTGAGCGCTCGTCGGAGCCTGTCAAATGTGCTTGGACGCGCAAGCCAGACTCGCTGTGTCGTTTTTAACATGTGCATGAGTCAGACCTTATTCACGGCTACCCCAAAATCACCTATAGCCACCTCGAGCAGAGAAGGGTCGTAGGCACTGTCTCTGATTTTCAGAATAAAAAGCTCGCGTTTAAGTTCAGAACCTTTTCGTGCGAATCGGATGAGGAGCAGATTGTCCACGATGCTCGAGAGATCCGAGGCGGGTGCATCGATCTCACTGCCCAATAATGTTTGCGTCTCCCACGAGGCCATGGTGGTGACGCCTCGGGTGCGCAACTCCGCCATCAGTGCGGCGAGCAGGTCATGAATTCTGCTTTTGTCCGCCGCGACCCGGCCCATTCCACTGAGGCTGTCGATGAAGACTCGCTTGATCCCTTTCTCCTCGACAACCTCGAGCAGCTGGTACCCCAGCTTGTCAATCAGGCCGGGTGTCGTGGGATTCCAGATGACGTGCAGGGCTCCGCTGCTCTGCATGGCGTCAAGGTCGATACCGAACGCGTTGGCCTTGACCCTCAGCCGCTGTGGCGATTCGAAAAACCCGAATAACAGCCCAGGCTCCTGCGGCGTACATTTGCTCAGGAAGTGCATGCCGATGGAGGTTTTTCCGGCGCCGGACGGGCCCGTCAGCAACGTGACAGAAGAGCCGACAAGTCCGCCGCCGATCTGCGGATCCAGGGAGTCGATGCCACTGCTGACAGGCGCGATCGACGCCAGGTCAACCACTGACGCACAGCTCAAGACGCTCTCGAGCCTTGGGTAAACGTCGATCCCCTTGTCCGTGATTTCAAACTCGTGCGCACCCGGCAACGAACCGCTTCCGCGGGTTTTGCGAAGCCTCATGCGGCGCACGGTCCTGGGGCCAAAGGTCTCTTCACCCATCTCGATGACGCCATCGACCATCGTGTGCTCCGGGCTGCCGTCGTCCAGCTGCGAGCTGGTCAGGAAGATGACGGTGCAGCCAGCAAAGGCGGCATGGCCCTGAAGCTCTGAAATGAATTTCTTGGTATCGATAGGCAGTTCGGCCTGAGAGCGGGCGTTCAAGAGGCCATCCAGGATCATCAACGTGGACTTCTGTCTGCTGATTTCCCGACGCAGCAACTTGACGACTTCGTCCAGACCCTCATTTTCCAGTGTGTCGAATGCGCTGACGAACTGGATTTTTCCGCCGATCTGGCTTTTGTCGAAAAAACTGAGCGTCGACAGGAAATGGAACAGCCGATCGTGAGGCTCTGCGAGCAACGTGGCGAAGAGGACATTTGCGCCGTTGCGCACATGGTTGAAACCGATCTGATTCGCCAGGATCGTTTTCCCTGAGCCAGGGCGACCTTGAACGATGTACGAAGCCCCCGCGACCAATCCACCCTTCAACAGGGTATCAAGGCCCTCAATGCCGCTTTTCAGGCGTTTTAAATGTTCCACGTCTCAGACCTCTACTGATTCAGCCAGCAACACGATGAGTGTACGGGGCGGTGCTGATGCTGCTGGTTGTTGCGGACAGCTATTCTATCCAAAGCGAGGGCGTGCGCTAGCCATCTTTTCAAGGAGCGACTTGCGGGGCAGGCTTCATCGATGGAGTCTTTAAAACGAGGTCAGCGGCGTCGGTTGCAGCAGCTCGCGCGTGCTGTCAGTGATGATGACGGGACGATACTGCAGGTCGACCAGATGCTCCGGGTTTTCGTCGGGGGAAGGGCAGGCGAGCGCCCCGAACGCCCGTGCAATCTCGGCGTGCTCATTCGGGAAAAATACAAACGTTTCTGCCGTGGCGGCATTGATCATCAGGCGGTAGGGGGATTCAGCCGTGGGGCACAGCAACAGCCGGAGTTCGTCCAGAATTCTCAAACGATGGTAGACGGATGCTCCATGCCCCAACGATTTACTGTACCAATCGGCCATATCTTTGCTCGTCAAACGTGTAGTTAAGGTTCTGACAAACCGCTGAAAATGTTGGTTCCGCAGCCCCGGACAGGTCTCAGCGTGGGCGGGTGGCATGTGAGAAACATGCCACCCCGTTTTCTACGACCCGATTAGCGTTCGCGTCAGATCGAATGGCTATAGAACAGCGCGTAGGATTCGATCCCGTCGTTTGGCTCTTTGATGCCCGCGTTGGAGTAATGGGTGACGCGCAAGCCTACCTTTTGCGTATCCCCGATCTTGAGGCCGGCGCCCAGGCGGTCTTCAAAGTTGAAGGCGGAACCGAATTTTTGATCGCCCGCCGTTGTGCCTGAGAACATCGCGACGCCAATGCCCGCTTCCACGAATGGCTTGACATGGCCGCTTCCGAATTCGTAAACGAAGACCGGGGCGAAGGACACGGAATGACGGCCGCCTGCTTCATCGCCGGCTTCCCAGTAGGTGTAACCCAGATCCCAATAGCCGGTCAGTTTGCCCGTCGTGCTTTCCATCCAGCTTTTGTCCCAATCGAAACCCAGGCCGACGCGGGCGGTAAGGCCGCCTTGGCTGGTGGCGCCGAGTGCGCCGGAGATGTCGGCGGCGTGGGCATTCAGCGAGAGACTGGACAGGCAGAACGCAGCGATCAGGAGATTTTTCATAGTCTTCATGAGGCAATATCTTGATGAGGATAAGGATGCGGCAACGCCGCGCGTGGGATAGGGCAGATCGCCATCAAAATGGTTCAATTTTTTTACAGGAAGGAAAATTGAACGGCCGTATGCCGTTGAGATCCGAGTTTTACACCCACAGCAGGCGTGCCAGCAGCATGCAGGCAAAGCGAGGAATTTCCATGGCCGTCACTGTCAAGAAGCTGGAAGGGACTGAAGTGCCTGAGGCATTGCGTCGCGGGGAAGGTCAACAGATCTTTGAAGTGACCGATGTCGACGGCAGCACGCATTACCGGGAAAACGAGGTAGACGCGGCAAAGCTGGTCGTCGAGCTCAGCGAAGAGGCCAGGAAAGCAGAGAACAGGTGAAGCAGTCGCCCGACAGCCGAGGATTTTTACAAAAAAGGCGCTTCATTTTCTGACCACTTTCCTTAGGGCTCGGGAAAGCTGATCGAGGGAGTAGGGTTTGTGCAGCAGCTCGAAGCCGTCGGAGCCCTTGTCAGCGAGTACATGGCTGTAGCCGGAAGTCAGAACGACCGGCAGTTGCGGATAGCGTGTACGAAGCGCGTGAGCAAACTCGATGCCCGTCATGCCAGGCATGACCACGTCGGAAAAAACGACATCAAACGGGTGGGCAGCGGATTCAAGCTCGGCCATGGCCTGGTGAGCATTGGCGCTGAGCACGGTCCTGTACCCTAGCTCGGTCAATGCCTGCACCGCAGAGGTCCCCACATCGCCATTGTCTTCAACGACCAATACGCAGGTGCCGTGACCCTCTTCCAATGGCAGATCTGCGAGGACCTGCTTCGACGTCCAGCCGTCTTCGCTCACTCGCGGCAGGTAGAGGGTGAACGTCGTGCCTTTCCCTAATTCGCTTGCCACCGCGATCTCTCCGCCGGACTGCTTGGCGAAGCCGAATACCTGACTGAGGCCCAATCCCGTGCCCTCACCGACGTTTTTAGTGGTGAAGAACGGTTCGAAAATGTTCTCAAGCTGCGTCGCAGGTATGCCCGCGCCGGTATCCGAGATCGAAATGGCCACGAAAGCACCGGTCGAAGGAGG
Proteins encoded:
- a CDS encoding ABC transporter ATP-binding protein, translating into MLRAFERWLDPFPPDEVPPPPDGLARFLWACTRGARGYILALALLSAGVSIYEAWLFSFLGQVVDLLSTWKTGGGVSDQERHVLWGIGIVLVTSIGLVALRTMVQHQILAINLPLRLRWDFHRLMLRQSLSFFSDEFSGRVTTKVMQTALSVREVLFTLIEIAPGIGVYFIAIIALAGGFALKLMLPFIAWIVLFGLAMWYFVPRLGKVGQEQANARSSMTGRISDAYTNITTVKLFSHSKREAHFARAAMEDFKQTGFRQMRLVSQFEIVNQALVVGLILAAGGYALWLWHQDEVGAGAVAAITAMALRINGMSHWIMWQMTSLFENIGTVQDGMATLTRGPKVQDAPHASVLVTSGGAVTFDKVSFNYGGERQVLDGLSLSIQPGEKIGLVGRSGAGKSTLINLLLRFYDVDSGEIRIDGQNIAHVTQDSLRSAIGMVTQDTSLLHRSIRDNIAYGRPDATDAQIHSAAANAQADGFIRQLSDKQGHTGYDTLVGERGIKLSGGQRQRVAIARVMLKNAPILLLDEATSALDSEVEVAIQESLDEMMEGKTVIAIAHRLSTIAAMDRLIVMDDGRIIEQGTHTELLAKNGVYARLWQHQSGGFLGEDQGVVEVSEQA
- a CDS encoding TonB-dependent siderophore receptor, whose product is MLLNRTNASLLLCSALPCLAMAAQPVTELPVSTIESTYDASGDSDSYTRADSSTASRGATQNRDEAQTVNTVTAQTLDDYQVKDLNDAMRFVSGVTQTNTLGGTKDAVIKRGFGSNDDNSILRDGIRSAIGHNLGATTDHVEVLKGPASLMYGALEPGGLINVISKQPQFTRSTTLTGSGYSEGGGSFGVDTTGPLGDTGLAYRLIAERSHEDYWRNYGVDEHTLIAPSIAWVGDRASFSLAYTYNDYASPFDRGTVFVGGHPADISYRDRLDERWAKTEGISQSTTAKFEYQLNDDWRSRLTYGWTEDRYSLAIAQPSTLNGNTLRRIANGGHYDYESRYTALDFLGDQQIFGQRHEITVGVDNESLDKYRGKTYRNTNTTAGNLNIQNPAYGNLAEPVTVSAAQSNAENNLVTTSAYFKDNWHLNDRWILVFGGRQEHWDQYSDQGLGRAYAPGADSNGDKFIPFGGIVYQPTETVALYANYSRSFVPNDADDAGNSFKPTEGRSYEAGIKYTPVETLNVNLAVYDIVKKNLVNSVLQSNGDSIDEAVGKARSRGVELDVTGEIAENWSVIGTYAYDHTEVLKNDESPEQEGNRLPNAPMHSASLYLTHHLALPADTGKWHVGAGARYVGQRPGDDANSFWLDSYTVADAFVRWDLPTHDYKTSLQLNIDNLFNKEYYPSTTGSSTLQVEEGALRTARLTASVTF
- a CDS encoding response regulator; translated protein: MTTILIVDDEYLIADILSFALEDEGYMTVTAGSGKKALEILDRERPDLIITDFMMPGMTGIEFADAVRSKDLHAATPIMLMSGAQAYLGVARPDLFIEVLDKPFDIDVVVQKIKSLVARS
- a CDS encoding ATPase domain-containing protein; translated protein: MEHLKRLKSGIEGLDTLLKGGLVAGASYIVQGRPGSGKTILANQIGFNHVRNGANVLFATLLAEPHDRLFHFLSTLSFFDKSQIGGKIQFVSAFDTLENEGLDEVVKLLRREISRQKSTLMILDGLLNARSQAELPIDTKKFISELQGHAAFAGCTVIFLTSSQLDDGSPEHTMVDGVIEMGEETFGPRTVRRMRLRKTRGSGSLPGAHEFEITDKGIDVYPRLESVLSCASVVDLASIAPVSSGIDSLDPQIGGGLVGSSVTLLTGPSGAGKTSIGMHFLSKCTPQEPGLLFGFFESPQRLRVKANAFGIDLDAMQSSGALHVIWNPTTPGLIDKLGYQLLEVVEEKGIKRVFIDSLSGMGRVAADKSRIHDLLAALMAELRTRGVTTMASWETQTLLGSEIDAPASDLSSIVDNLLLIRFARKGSELKRELFILKIRDSAYDPSLLEVAIGDFGVAVNKV
- a CDS encoding acyloxyacyl hydrolase, with the protein product MKNLLIAAFCLSSLSLNAHAADISGALGATSQGGLTARVGLGFDWDKSWMESTTGKLTGYWDLGYTYWEAGDEAGGRHSVSFAPVFVYEFGSGHVKPFVEAGIGVAMFSGTTAGDQKFGSAFNFEDRLGAGLKIGDTQKVGLRVTHYSNAGIKEPNDGIESYALFYSHSI